The sequence CGGTATGATGGGTATTTTTAATTTAATTCTTTTTTGAATCCCTGATAGGTTTAATTAACAGGCACCTCTATCAATCGCAAACTACCGGTCGCAGGGGCATCGCCTTTGGTTCTGAGTAATTGAAATTGCAACAACTATGGATGAATCGTGCCATCGGGCATCACCGCCCCGGTCAGATTCGCCCCCGTGAGATTCGCACCCCGCATACTCGCCCCCGCCAAATTTGCCCCTGCCAGATTCGCCCCCGTGAGATTCGCCCCCCGCAGGATTGCCACCACCAAAAATGCCCCGGTTAAATCCGCCCCGGCGAGGTTAGCGTGATAAAGATTTGCTTCCGTGAGATTGCTATGCGCCAAGGAACAGCCTTGCATCTGGGCGTTCAACCCATCCACCCCCCGCAGATAGGCTCCCCGCAAATCCGCCTCCTGCAACTGCGCCTCCCCAAAATTGGCAAAAATCAAATCCGCCTCCCGCAAACCCGCCTGGTTGAGCCGCGTACGGGTCAGGTTACACCGGCAGAGAATCGCCCCCCCCAGGTTGGCACCCGTCAAATCCGCCTCAAATAAATCCGCCCGGTACAGGTTTGCCCGTTCCAGCACAATGCCGGGGAGTTTCATCCCATGCAAATCCACCCGGTTCAAGTCCACCCGTGCAAAATGCCGCTCCCCTTCCAGGTAACGTTGCTGGAGTTGTTCCGCCGTCAGTTGGGTTAGGGTCATGGGCATCGTACCAATGAATTAATTAAAAAAAATTAAATTACAAACCAATCACATATTTGCGCCATTCCTGGTTGGAACCACCCCGCAGATGCTTGCTCACCTCAAAATGTAAACTGCTGTGGGGACGACGGGGACGCTGGCGCAGGGGTAAGCGGGCTTCCTCCGGGGTACGATTGCCTTTTTTGATATTACATCGCACACAAGCGGTAACGATATTTTCCCAGGAATCCCCCCCACCCCGGGACTTGGGAATCACATGGTCCAAGGTTAAATCCTCCCCCGTATAGCCACAATACTGACAACTATGCCCGTCCCGATGGAGGACATTACGGCGGGTTAAGGGAATTTCCTTGTGGGGAATGTTCACATAATGCCGCAGACGGATAACCGTAGGTAAGGAAAAATTGGGGTAAATTACCTTACCATTATGTTCCAATTGCTCCGCCTTGCCCTTGAGAAGCAGTACTGCCGCCCGTTTCCAGGTGGTGATATTCAATGGCTCATAGGAAGCATTCAGCACCAACACCTTTGCCATCACTTCCCCAGGGCAAGAGCAAGATTTGTCAAGATATTAACACAATTAAACGAAGCCGTGTTTAGGAAATGCGGTAGGCATCCGGGCCATTCCGCAGGGCGAAGGCGAAGGAATCCCGGGGATTTTTGCCAATCCACAAAATGTACACCCCCAAGGCGAGCAGAGCCACCCCCGCCAGCCAACCAAAAACCTGCCGCAACCCCAGCCCCACCGCCAGATTCCCCAACAGGGGCCCCGCCATTGCAATCCCCAGGTCAAACCCCCCCAGACATAGCCCAAAACTGCGCCCCCGCTCCTGAGCATAGGAACGATCCGCAATCAAAGCCGCCATACCGGGGATCAACAGCCCCGCCCCCATCCCCTCCAACACCCCCGCCAGCACCAACCAGGGCACCCCCTGCGCCCACCACAAAGTGACCATCGCCAGCCAATAGCAGGCCAAGCTGACCGTAATCAGCCGCCCCCGCCCCCACCGGTCCGCCACCTGTCCCAACGCCAGCCGCACCGAAAAACTCGCCACCGCCACCGCCGTATAAAACAACCCCGGATTCATGGGGATGCCCTGCCGTTTGATAAATAGGGGGATAAAAATCTGCAAACTGCCAAACAACAACCCCACCAGCAAAAACACCAAAGCAGGTGTCCGTAGGCGAGGCGTTAGCAATAACCCCCACGACATCCCCAGGCTCGATGCCGCCCGTGCCCGTTGCGGTTCCTGTACCCCCCAAGTACACAAGCCCCAACTCAACCCACCCAGCAGAGCCGACAGGGTAAAAATCGCCGTGTATTGTCCCTGATCCGCCAAAAAACCCCCAATCGCCGGCCCCAACGCCACCCCCACCGGTTGCGCCAAGGTCATATAGCCCAACACCTGCCCCCGCTGAGCCGCCGGAGCCAAATCCGTCACCAGAGCCAAATACCCCGTCGCAAACGCCGCCACACTCAACCCGTGATACGCCCGCAGTACCAGCAGAGCCGGAATCCCCTGCAACCAGAGATACCCCAGGGGAGCCGTCGCCAACACCAGCAAACCAATTTGAATCCCCAGCTTGCGCCCCCTCGCATCCGTCAACCGCCCCACCGGCTCCCGGAACAGCAACATCCCCACCGCAAACGCCCCGATCACCCAGCCAATCTGGGCATCGCTCGCCCCCACCACCTCATCCAAATAAAGCGGCAAAGTCGGCAACAGCAAGGTCAGCCCCAACC comes from Synechococcus sp. C9 and encodes:
- a CDS encoding pentapeptide repeat-containing protein, which translates into the protein MPMTLTQLTAEQLQQRYLEGERHFARVDLNRVDLHGMKLPGIVLERANLYRADLFEADLTGANLGGAILCRCNLTRTRLNQAGLREADLIFANFGEAQLQEADLRGAYLRGVDGLNAQMQGCSLAHSNLTEANLYHANLAGADLTGAFLVVAILRGANLTGANLAGANLAGASMRGANLTGANLTGAVMPDGTIHP
- a CDS encoding HNH endonuclease, with translation MAKVLVLNASYEPLNITTWKRAAVLLLKGKAEQLEHNGKVIYPNFSLPTVIRLRHYVNIPHKEIPLTRRNVLHRDGHSCQYCGYTGEDLTLDHVIPKSRGGGDSWENIVTACVRCNIKKGNRTPEEARLPLRQRPRRPHSSLHFEVSKHLRGGSNQEWRKYVIGL
- a CDS encoding MFS transporter encodes the protein MKGLQGCMGRLFGSALLFWLGLTLLLPTLPLYLDEVVGASDAQIGWVIGAFAVGMLLFREPVGRLTDARGRKLGIQIGLLVLATAPLGYLWLQGIPALLVLRAYHGLSVAAFATGYLALVTDLAPAAQRGQVLGYMTLAQPVGVALGPAIGGFLADQGQYTAIFTLSALLGGLSWGLCTWGVQEPQRARAASSLGMSWGLLLTPRLRTPALVFLLVGLLFGSLQIFIPLFIKRQGIPMNPGLFYTAVAVASFSVRLALGQVADRWGRGRLITVSLACYWLAMVTLWWAQGVPWLVLAGVLEGMGAGLLIPGMAALIADRSYAQERGRSFGLCLGGFDLGIAMAGPLLGNLAVGLGLRQVFGWLAGVALLALGVYILWIGKNPRDSFAFALRNGPDAYRIS